The genomic region cgtcccagcagctgctgagggcgagcagctcacaggggagggtgagcgggtgggggtcagtgggcggaaggcggcatgcgtcggcgtgtgggcgcccagtgtgtgtgcgctgcccagtgcatggcgccggccgccgcgcgcatgagcacggcaacacaacgcgagggaacggagacgccgacgagagccgcgcgtgggaggaggaagggaagacgcACAAAGCCACACTCGtcacgagacgcacgcgcacagcgagggcaatgcgaggcagcgggaaaagagagagcgaggcgacgacagcgcgggcgagagcgactcctcgccatgtgcgcggagagcgggtgcgtgcacgcacgcgcgacagggcagcgagagggctGGGCCCGCGAAGGGCAGACACGGGAACCAGCAGCCTTCGCaccctcatcctcgctgtcaccagctccaccacgagcacgcctgtgTGGAGGGGCCGCGCCGCTATCAAGCTCGCCCTCCGCTTCCTGTGGCTTGTTTACTGTTATTCGTCCTCTGTGACTCCATCGAGTTTGCACAGTCCTGTGATCCCCTCATCTGCAACGGAAGCAGCAAGAAGATGATGTTGAGGATATCCAGTATCCAGGCCACCACCAAGAGAGCGAACCCGGTGCCGAACCGGTAGCCCATATTCCTCACCTCACGGCATAGCGGCTCATCAGGTTTTTTGTATGTCACCACCATGGCCACCCACACAACGCACAAGGTGACCGCGCCAACGAtgttcagcgccaggcaaACCCAGCGGTGAATAGTGCAGCCGTACAGCAAAACTAAGCCCAGGACAAAGGCCGCGCCGTACACGAGGATGGAGATGAGAGTGAACGCCTGCGCAAGGCGGAAACGGGCGATGCGTGCAGGGCAATTAAGCCATTGCATGTCTACCGTCTCCTCATATTCAAGTGATTTACAGTCGAGCTTAAAGCCAAAAAGCGTTAGACACTGAGCGACTCCTGGACGATTGGGTGCACGGAACAtctccagcggcgtgcccaccagcaccagaagGAACGCCACGAACTGCACGACCACGTAGACAACGAGGGGGATACTGCACTTCATGGGCGAAAagggacaagagcgagagactgagaggagcggcgccgaggcagacgcgagaaccaacggcgggggtgcgggcgAGACGCTGCCACACAGCGGATGACaaatgaggaggcggaaacaaagacgcaggagggggcagatgggagagcgggagagagcggaggagagtcgaggcgtggcgacgcgatgtcttggttgcggtggcgtgtgcgcgcacgcgttgttgttgggcgGTCGgttgtgcgcgggtgtgttgtgagaggcggtagagggacgggcggcgtgggcagcagtgaaaaggggcgacaagagagacggggagagagaggcgaggagacaggCAAGTGACACGGCggggcgcgcgcagcgggggcacatGGGCCATCGGctggcacaaacacgcaaggCAAGCACATAGGCAGGGGTGGGCCACGCGGGGACAGgacggggggaggaaagggggcacctcccgctaccctcctctggcacgcgccgcatcgcctcccacgcccctccccccttcgctgatccgctctggcaccgcttcggcggtgctgcgccgtcgccgcgccccgGACACAGTCATCACGCACCCAGCGTGCATCTCATTCATTCCGTCAGCCACgcttgtccgcctccgctgatgacgctggCCACACCGCGCCGTGGGATCCCAGCGTCCAGTGTACCGATCATGGACAGCAGGCAAAGAGCCTGCCGCACGCCCTCGGGCACGGTTGCCGACCCTTGGTGTCCGCGGGCAGGGCTGTGCTAGCGAGGTCGCCGGAGAGGCTCGCGGGCACGGTCACACCGGTGCCGGCCCACCGCGAGTTGTGCCGGCGATTCAACGGGTATACGTGCCCTACCTCCTGTTTTCTGATTTGgcaagcgaggcgctgatgcagggcacagcccgtggctccgccagtgccggacgcagtgcagctgcagtgggcgcagcgacgcacagcgctgttGGCTGGCCGGCGCCCGTCACGAAGCGTCGGTACACGGGCCTGCATTCTGCAAGACGCGCAGTTCACCCCCACGGGGCCCACAGGGcaccaggcgcaccagcctctcagcatcccggtgcagcaagagagaggaggcacggcgctggcgactgcgtgctcacacagcacggcacgggcacacacctgcacgccctccccctcctcccaacgacaacggcgaagcagcggcgtggcggctgtgctgccgcgtccctgctgggacgcatacacaccacctcgggctgcacacctgagagcaacaccaccgcacggcacaccgccgacgccgccacgcagacgcacacctgccAGGTGTCCCGCAAGCCCACAGCAGaatgcgcgactgcggccaacggcacccacacaaagacgggccctcctggcgccgccgcctgcgcagcgctccgcacgcagagagctgccgcgcttggaagcagctctgcagacgctgcccagcgcgccgccctctccgccatcgagacaacagccgcagacagACCACACTTGTACGGCACGCTTCCtacagcgtgagagagggatcgAATGGAGTGGGGTCAGTGGTACACGGCATGATGGACTCGGGTGTACCCACATTCGTGCGCgggcactggcgcacgcacctgctggcCTGGGACGGAGAGGCCGGGGCAACCAGGCGAAGGAGTGCCCGAGAGCTGGCCGGCAGCATCCCCTGCCCAAGGCGTACCTCCGCCAgagcatacgcacgcacatgcaaacatctctctctatagATATATACAGACGTATATctatgcatgtgtatgcacgtgtatcgccgaccccgccggtgcacggcccacgcaccgcgtgggtcagccgcatcgcttttgccgatgcgcgtctgctttcccagcacaggcggcggagtctccgcagcgggcgagggctcttgtccacccctcccccacccccatcgcaGCTTGGTCGCCCTCGGCAACTGATCCAGCAGagacccgcacccgcacgcagctgtcagcaaccacgtcgccgtgcggtgggcggtgcctccaacggctgcccgccaacacacggcagtgaaggcagcgcatccacatccgcctccgcacaagcgcccaagcagcagcaaaggcactgccccccccccccagcccaGCACAGCCCAGCCcaggccgcacgcgccggtcgcgtccacacacactagatcaagatgcagcgcgccgcggtgtggtacacctgctgcgcaaaccgccactcgtgctgcaccggatCGTACAGCACCATCTCCTGCACATCTGGCTGCCCGAGCACCGACATCGCTCCAGTGGCgtcatcgcgcacgccgtcggcgaatgGCATCGAGGCTAGCTGCCGGatcgccgcacgagcaggcGAGCCAGGTGGTCCcagcgcagcctgcagccgacgcatcgcccgcgccagcatgaggctcgtgtacgtgaccgggtccacgccgcgctggcgcagcgcagcgcacagctcgtcgacgtcgctgctgcgcgtccccaccacctccacaaagcacaccaggtccagcgcgtccagcgtgtgctccgcgtaggcgaacgcctgccggcgggagaagggtggTATGCAGTAAAAGTCcagcctccgcgacgacacGTTCAAAGGGGTCAGAGCCTTCATGGGCACCGCCAGGACGATATGGCAGGCCTGGCAGTCGCTCACCAggctcaccacctcgccgtacaccctgcccagatcgctgccctcgcgcagcctcatcaccaagaacggaacgccgtcgctggccttCACGGTCGCGCCCCGCATCGCTTCCTCCACAAAACCcagcaggtcgccgcacacctccacgttGCTCACCCCCAGGGCCCTCACAACACTGCGCAGGGTGTCCtccgtgccgccgacgtcgacatgaaccagcgccaccccctccacgcgcaccgcgcggcgacacggcacacacctgccgccgccagagccaccggcgagggccacgatgcggggatgcgacggcgccatctgcgtcagcacactgcgcacaagcgcctcctcatcctcgcgcctcacctcgaaggcctcggcggccgccgcgagcataccctcctccttccttggCCGGGCAGCCTTGGAGAGGGTCTCGATGGCTGTCCGGAGCTGAtggccccgctgctgccgccggtacGCGCGCAGGTTCGCCGTGAACACGTAAGCGACCACAAGCACGCCGGCAATGCAGCTCATGGTGCCCTTGTACTTGGCCAGGGCATAGCGAAAGTTCGtatccttcacccgctcgcggcgcagcatctgcatcgccttgtcgtggtcgcgctcccaccgcgccttctcgctaacactgtccagctccaccctcgacacaaacacaaacggCAGGAGATCCACGCCTTCCAGCAGGTACATCCGCTccgcccgccagccgcggctgaacaggacgagcgcgatggcctccacgtcgcgcgggtcgtgcacgcaggagcgcagccagtttaccagcgccaccagcctagcgctctggagcagcttcttccgcggctgcagcgccacaatgCGCTCAGACGCCACAGAGAGTTCcacttcgcccttctccattaGTATAATGTAGGTAGCGTTGCCGTTCACCTTGGCGATAGTGCCCTTCATGTgcatggcggacggcgccaccgcggccccgcTCGCGGGATCGCCCTCCGTCCTGACCGTCACCCGCGTGccagcatccaccaccagcagctgcgcggcgtcgccgcggcggtcctcgccgtcgcgatcCCTCTTGCCAGTACggagcatctccgccttgtAGGCCGCCTCCGACAATCTGCTCACGAGCCGTCCGAGAGCCACGGGGCGGTCCTCGAGAAcgctcgccgcgtgcgtcacgcgcacaccaaccAAGACGCCTGCCAGACTATTCCACGGCTTCTTCGGTgacggcaggcggccacgcatgccgcacacacactcgcggcagtgtccgccctccgacaacgcagaatctgcgccgccgcacccaccactcgacgccggcgagagaCAGCTACACAAAGAGAGCCTACAAGATccgggtgcggccgcaccacctctaccatccaccgcgcacacaccgatgCCGGCAATGCCTCTCCGCATGGCGTTCCACCGGGGGTCGAGTGTGAGCGCCAtcatgtgcgcatgggagtgcctcgtgttggcgtgtgggtgacggcgccgctcacggctggggggcgcctctgcatcaccgcgcttcctcgacaaCCACCCATGACCCGCGCGCCAACGTGCagtagagagaggagtggggcacATGATGAGGCATCGGCAcagaaggcggctgcgctgccagagggcgcgcgcacacacagacatgtacacacgcacatacacacatatatatgtatatacatataccggcacgcacacgcatgcgggtgcacacacctgcacgcacacggcgcggcagcaccacgggcagcagcaaagagcgccgcctgcaccccctATACCCTGCCCTCACGGGGACGAGGGGGacggcagtcgcggcggtgacgctgttggTTTTCACGAGTCGGTCAACGGAAGCAAGCATAATagcgagcaggcacgcgcgcaggaaggcgtaccgcaaagcaaacagaggggaagcaagagaggagacagaagcgcacgcacgccctccgccctGCCAGGCGAGGACAACAAGCGAGCGGTCCGCGAGGACAACGTAATGCGAGGCGTTTGGCGGTGTTGTCGGTACATAATATACCCACACagccatatatatatagagagagagagagtcataTGTAGAGATcaacatgtatatatatgtatgcacctgccgttttgctgttgggtgggtgtgctgaTTCGCATGACTGTGCGAATCAGCGAGGCATGCACTTGcttctcaccgcctccattccaccacgcacaagccggcgcatgcgcgcctaCAGCCACGGCACCCCTACGCCctgtggcacggcggccacatccgcgtcgccgaggacgagccgtcctgccgctgcgccgggccgcactgcacgccgcgctcccAGCGGGGCCGCCCTCAGGGTCGTGCCccaggggcggaggcggtggcctctgtcggtggggagggcgcagcagtgcgtggcaggtggtggtcgtcgtacacgccgcacgagccgaGGGAGAATGTTGCccagccgcaggtcagggCCCTGTGAGACCCCGCagtctgcctgcatgccgtgcttctccccctccgtctcctgaaggccgctgcatcgcgtcacatgcggcgtggcgactcCCCACGGTGGAGCCTGGAGGattcggtggtgtgcgccagcaacgaagCCATCGAAACAAttcgcacaagagagaggcgaggagacacagcgacacggggggcgcacacgcagacggactCGAGCCAGACGCCAGAggagcgagcagcaacgcagccccgcctctgctccgctccgccttcgcactcgctcgtaccgccgcgcatttgcccgtcctgcttcgcctgcagtcccctgcccgcgtgtgtcggcgtgtatgtgcgtatgcgcgtgctctgctgcgcggctgctgcccttgcctgcgtcgtcgccacagtccgccgccaccgccagcacacgcgcacatgaggggcggggagtgcggggagcgacgagaggcgcagaggggcacgcgcacgcacacgcacacaccacgcttctctctgcgcgcagaagagaacagCAAGCATGAGCGAGCTCGAGGGAGACGAGCGTCGAGTAAAGCGAGAGCGCGGGGCGGCACCCGCGACCACCGCACGAAAACAGAGACacgccaacagcggcagccttaGTGAGGGAGGGCCGCGGGGGCCGCTCACGGAACGAGGGGGAAGACGGTGACAGGGGCGCATacgcctgcgcacacgcacacgccgtgtaccaccacgcaggcatgcacgaggtgctgcagtcgcccctcggcagcggtgcccatgcacggccgtgccgctgctgcctgcgcacgctcgcccgctctgtcttcttcccgcaaccgccaccacctcctctggcacctcgcaccctccccctcgcccgtctccgtgtccgcgcagtccaccgggcgcgcgagggggacaccagaaacacgcgc from Leishmania major strain Friedlin complete genome, chromosome 34 harbors:
- a CDS encoding putative amastin-like surface protein; amino-acid sequence: MKCSIPLVVYVVVQFVAFLLVLVGTPLEMFRAPNRPGVAQCLTLFGFKLDCKSLEYEETVDMQWLNCPARIARFRLAQAFTLISILVYGAAFVLGLVLLYGCTIHRWVCLALNIVGAVTLCVVWVAMVVTYKKPDEPLCREVRNMGYRFGTGFALLVVAWILDILNIIFLLLPLQMRGSQDCANSMESQRTNNSKQATGSGGRA
- a CDS encoding tuzin-like protein, with translation MMALTLDPRWNAMRRGIAGIGVCAVDGRGGAAAPGSCRLSLCSCLSPASSGGCGGADSALSEGGHCRECVCGMRGRLPSPKKPWNSLAGVLVGVRVTHAASVLEDRPVALGRLVSRLSEAAYKAEMLRTGKRDRDGEDRRGDAAQLLVVDAGTRVTVRTEGDPASGAAVAPSAMHMKGTIAKVNGNATYIILMEKGEVELSVASERIVALQPRKKLLQSARLVALVNWLRSCVHDPRDVEAIALVLFSRGWRAERMYLLEGVDLLPFVFVSRVELDSVSEKARWERDHDKAMQMLRRERVKDTNFRYALAKYKGTMSCIAGVLVVAYVFTANLRAYRRQQRGHQLRTAIETLSKAARPRKEEGMLAAAAEAFEVRREDEEALVRSVLTQMAPSHPRIVALAGGSGGGRCVPCRRAVRVEGVALVHVDVGGTEDTLRSVVRALGVSNVEVCGDLLGFVEEAMRGATVKASDGVPFLVMRLREGSDLGRVYGEVVSLVSDCQACHIVLAVPMKALTPLNVSSRRLDFYCIPPFSRRQAFAYAEHTLDALDLVCFVEVVGTRSSDVDELCAALRQRGVDPVTYTSLMLARAMRRLQAALGPPGSPARAAIRQLASMPFADGVRDDATGAMSVLGQPDVQEMVLYDPVQHEWRFAQQVYHTAARCILI